Genomic segment of Gasterosteus aculeatus chromosome 4, fGasAcu3.hap1.1, whole genome shotgun sequence:
gaggtccAACCAACATGTCCCAGCAGAAAAGAGAAGCCAATGTTACACGTTTCTGGTCACGAGTTTGTCAATTAACGTTAGCTGCTACAGCCACGACTCTTTGCCTCCCTTCGAGCATGTTTGTATTTCGTTTCTTTATCTGACGCTAGCGAGCAGCGTTGTGCTTTAAAGTGCTTCCGGCGATCGGAGAGTGCTCGATTTAAACTTTGGATGATCATTACAAATGTGCTCGATTTAAACTTTGGATGATTATTTCAAATGGACAAAGTAAACTAAACTCACGTGAGTCTCCAACACAGCCGAAGCAGCAGAGACCGGAACGGAGCAGTGACGAGTCGGTCACCACTTCCGGGTCCCGCGAATCAACCGCAGTCCAGTTTTATTCTTTATCGATGTGAAAGACTTTACTTAATGGTTCATGTTTTCATTGGATACCAACATTGTGTCATTTCCACATTTTATAAGGATAAGTGCAATTAGATACTAACACACGGATAGTGGATGATTCAGGCATGCTTtatagattacattttaatatgttgTATTAGTTTGTAATAGTGAAATGTGAGGAAAGAATTGTCTTAAACTGTTAAATGTCATTAAATGAGAAGGCGGCTCCAACAGTTCCATTTAACATCCCGAGTGCGGAAGATATTTACCGATGGACTCTCTTCCGTTACGGGAAATCGCAGCATGAAGAAGGAGCAAGTTGTAAACTGTCAGTTTTCGGTTTGGTATCCGATATTCAAGCAACATACGATTAAAAGGTAGAAAGCTGACGTTTGTAAAGAAGTCCGATAAAAATGTTGTCCTCGTCGATGCTGTTTAGCGAAGTCCATCTTTAGCTgaaagctaatgttagcttccAAACAGGATATTAACGTTATATCTGTTATTATCTTCCAACTCTGCTCCTTACGTCGCTCCTCATTATCACGCGTATTCCTACAAAATGTTGTTTGAATCACTCGCATTCCTCCgtgtcctccttcctctcacctGTTCTTTGCCTGTTGTATATTTAATGTATAATTGCATGTATACATCTGTGATGTCGTGTGTCTTCTTTTCCTCCAGTCTGATTCTTCCACTGCCTCAGAATGTAATAGACTATTTACTGGACGATGGCACACTGGTAGTCTCTGGGAGGTACGAGGCCACtgacacacgcaagcacacacacacattctgtttTCTTTAGTATTTGAATGGATTTAAGAAGCATCGAGAGATGCTTTTTGTGCTTATAGTGGACAAGTGCTGCTGCAGGTTGATCCTGTTCTCCGTTAAAACTTAAACTAGATCTGATTTGAAAAATCACTCCTATTGTTTCTCTTCAGTGACCACAACGCACAGCAGACATACACTAACAACAGCGACTCCGATGACGAGGAAGACATTCAGGTATGTATGCGGAGACTTTGTTGATGTTTGTCTACttagagaaagagaaactgTCACACATATCTGCACACTTGGATCATTTCAGTGTTACGCTTTGTTGTTTGTAGAAAAGCCTTAGACATCTGGTATAATATGAGACATAAAGCACTAAAACTGGTTAGCAGCTTTATGCTGATCGACTTCAGCTACTAACAAGTAGGTAGGGCACTTTATTCAATGCAAAGTAAATTTATACTGCAACGTTGGTGGATAAATGCATCCACACACAAATGTTGTGAGCTGTTCTAGTCTGTTTTCAGGCGTTTTTATCAGGGGTCTATCATATTATATTCCATAATTAAATGCCTTGTCACATTACCTCTGGCTTCAACGCAGGCTTGAAGAGAACTGTTGATAgcaatgtttacaatgtttacccTGAAACCCCGTTTCTtgttctctgtttctctctagTGGTCAGATGACGAGACAACATCCACCGTCACCGTGAGTACAGCCGATATTTCCCACCAAAATGTCGGTAttctgaacctccacctgatgAAACATTTACACCAGCTTCAAGTGATCCGCATCCCTCTTATGGTGCATTCCTGACATAAAGCACTAAAACTGGTTAGCAGCGTTATGCTGATCGACTTCAGCTACTAACAAGTAGGTAGGGCACTTTATTCAATGCAAGCTGTTCAAGCTGTATTCAACAGAAAtctgcaccccccctccctgtgcGTATCAATCTATAATGCAGTATTTATGACTACCATGTGAATATGTGGCtttctttgtatgtgtgtgtgtgtgtgtgtgtgtgtgtgtgtgtgtgtgtgtgtgtgtgtgtgtgtgtgtgtgtgtgtgtgtgtgtgtgagataggcTCCTGAGTTCCCAGAATTCACTTCGAAGGTGCTGGAGGCCATAAACGCCCTGGGTGGGCGCGTCTTTCCCAAACTCAACTGGAGCGCTCCTCGGGTAAAACATCAGTGACCAGTATAACCTTGAGAGGTTGATGAACAGGCAATGGAACTATATCAAAACATCTGCTTACATTTATATCCATTGTTCAGGAGTTTGACCCATGTAATATCAGCAAAGCTCAGTGTGCTACCTCATGTCCTTTTACTCATCAACACCGCCTTTTGGAGGCCTGGGAGAAAAACCATGTCCTCCTCAAGAATTCAAGCTTGAGTaattgaaatacaaatgatttgttttgtagaatttgtttgtatttattgaagAATGAGGGCTGCTTCTTGTACCACACACCAGCTTTAagcgtgtgtgcttgtgtgtgtgtgtccctccctTTCAGGACGCTAACTGGATCGCTCTCAACAGCTCCTTGCAGTGTAACAGCCTCACCGACATATTTCTGCTCTTCAAAAGTTCTGACTTCATCACTCACGACCTCACCAAGCCGTAAGCCTCGCCATCTAGCAACGGCATAATCACGCAGCGTACTTTACATTTAGATGAGAAATGATACAGCTCactcctaaaaaaaacaaaaaaaacacgacaACTGGGGTTTTGTTTATATGTGGCAGCAAAGCACAAGTGGCAGCTGAAGATTTATACCTCTCAGCTCTGCGTGATAAACATTTACTGCAGCAAGTGATTTAGTGCGGCACACAGCCGCCGGCGGaagctctgtgcgtgtgtgtgtgtgtgtgtgtgtgtgtgtgagacttagAGTGAGAGATTACAGAATGCAATCTTGAGAGCAACACAGCAGCCGAGCTGTAAATATAAAGCCCGAACCCGTGTGATGCTTCAGAACATATATTATAGTTGTATCTATTTAACAGGTGTAACCTTCCTTCATGTCCATGTGCAGATTCCTCCTATGTAGTGACCAGGACTCCCCAGATCCACTCGTAAACTATGAGGTATTCAAAACTCAAGATGACTTTCATTAGCCGGTGTAATGAAACTAATATGAAGTTTTATTGTAGAaaattctgttttttctttctctgctgttttatttgtgaaatgttGTGGTCTCGTCCCCCCCACTTCCTCCGTGTGGCCGCTTGTCTAATGTTCCTGTTACCGTCTGCGTTGTCCTCTGTCCCCAGCTGGTCCTGAGGAAGTGGAGCGAATTGATTCCTGGCGGAGAGTTTCGCTGCTTcgtcaaagaaaacaaactgatCGGTAATAATCCTCCGATAATAATCACCCTCCATTTGGGCTTTGTGCcaaaacatttggaaaaataaCTGCTTATAAGAAGGTATTAGCCAATGAGTTTACGTCCAATGTTTCCTTAACTTTACTTGATTGTTTATTCTACATTTTACCTTCACTCTACTGTAGATGACACTACACCCAGTAATCAATTAAAACCAGCCGCTACTTCATAGAGAAGCTGCCGCATTAAAGTACAGTTTGATTCTACTATGTTTATACTTTTGagtaacattttaaaagcagtgCGTTTACTGTTTAAcgtgtttcattttttcttccaCCGCCGTTCTTAACTCATAAGACTCAACTGAGCTTCCCCTCCATCGTAGCACTGATGAAATGCTGTTTGAGGTGATTCAGAGAGGATTAACGGTGCGTCCGTCTCTTCCCAGCCATCTCCCAGAGAGACTACACTCAGCACTACCAGCACGTCttgaagcaggaggagcagatccTTCACGCCATACAGGCCTTTTTCAGCCAGCACATCCAGTACAACTTCCTGGACGAAGACTGTGAGGATCgctgtctttttattattttccttttatatttcattactTCTTCCATTGAAAGCTAATTATCCAAATATGTTATTTTTCAAGCAAATAAATGTTCTTTGTGAAACTAGCAGATAGATTTATATAGTGTATACTATATTTCAAATGTGGGCGAAATGCTGTCATTTCACTCAAACAtactaataaataatacaaccaGGGAAACTGATCATTTTGAAGTGGTCTCAAGCTGTATCTGCgcatgttaaatcactatatatatgtgtgtgtgtgtgtgtgtgtgtgtgtagttgtttaCGCTGTTGTCTTCTTTCCCGTTTTACAGTTGTGTTGGATGTCTACAGAGACAGTCAGGTGAGCCCCGAAATGACTTTGGATGTGggctttgtttttgctttcgAAAGAGTGACACTCATGCGTTTTATGCGTCTGTTTGCAGGGGAGGGTGTGGCTGATCGACGTGAACCCGTTCGGCGAGGTGACCGACTCGCTGCTCTTCAGCTGGGAGGAGCTGGCGACCGGGGGGGAGCTCGCCCAGCAGCAGGTCTGCCAtcatgacacacagacacacatgcattctAAAAAGGGAGAAAAGTTGCCAATCCATACTGAAAATTCTTTTCTGGTTTCCCCGCGTGCAGGAAGGCCCGGCGTTTCGCTGCACCACCAGCGAGGTGACGGTGCAGCCCAGTCCCTGTCTGAGCTACAGAATCCCACGGGACTTCGTCGACCTCTCCACTGGAGAAGACGCTTACAAACTCATCGACTTCCTAAAACTGGTAAGAAGCAGCCGGCCTCCTTCGGTTCCTACGAGTGATTAAGAGCATTGAACAGCGTACTAGTGGGCGGGCTTAGAATgtgctgttacacacacacacacacacacaattccccCTGCTACAGAATGATGTATGTCATGAAATTGGTTGGTTAGTTTCTGTAGGCTCACTTGTTTCATAAAGATGATTGACATttgaagaagtgtgtgtgtgtgtgtgtgtgtgtgtatgtatatatacatatctatatatttcatttttcattttgcatcTTTTGTTGAATAGAACAACATGATCAGGGACATGAGCAGGGTTGACACCCTGAGTGGGTTTTTCATCTCCA
This window contains:
- the cdc123 gene encoding translation initiation factor eIF2 assembly protein — encoded protein: MKKEQVVNCQFSVWYPIFKQHTIKSLILPLPQNVIDYLLDDGTLVVSGSDHNAQQTYTNNSDSDDEEDIQWSDDETTSTVTAPEFPEFTSKVLEAINALGGRVFPKLNWSAPRDANWIALNSSLQCNSLTDIFLLFKSSDFITHDLTKPFLLCSDQDSPDPLVNYELVLRKWSELIPGGEFRCFVKENKLIAISQRDYTQHYQHVLKQEEQILHAIQAFFSQHIQYNFLDEDFVLDVYRDSQGRVWLIDVNPFGEVTDSLLFSWEELATGGELAQQQEGPAFRCTTSEVTVQPSPCLSYRIPRDFVDLSTGEDAYKLIDFLKLKKSQQEEEEENPPQ